The Amblyomma americanum isolate KBUSLIRL-KWMA chromosome 5, ASM5285725v1, whole genome shotgun sequence genome window below encodes:
- the LOC144133413 gene encoding uncharacterized protein LOC144133413 has product MAEPTDTEFVITMEDAVKSATAWYDEYWSTLEVDHDEIMKIAEMFKYQRFDPSTTARKCYQVGQIRGSFLRDVKTMIILALVYGNNLTLIEKRLSGHNLTTFNELKNAYGLKSKCPTTEDVTLTRVATAFAHWTCSILKDVAERLPVPHSRMLEESEGYPVEMMHVAFGNLLGPELDPVARDQLKRAHSLYLYHFTKVVHPDLKKSPAEAVIRSFSGALEAAMSSTFLASRRLAVLEKLGVLLEGRVTQAVLTAAAAFDRISGK; this is encoded by the coding sequence ATGGCTGAACCTACGGACACAGAGTTTGTTATCACCATGGAGGACGCAGTAAAAAGCGCCACTGCCTGGTACGATGAATACTGGTCTACCCTCGAAGTGGATCACGACGAAATCATGAAGATCGCTGAGATGTTCAAGTACCAACGGTTTGACCCCTCCACCACAGCTCGCAAGTGCTACCAGGTGGGCCAAATAAGGGGCTCTTTTCTGCGAGACGTGAAAACTATGATAATTCTCGCTTTGGTCTACGGCAATAACCTGACCTTAATTGAAAAGAGGTTGTCAGGGCACAATCTTACCACCTTCAATGAACTCAAGAACGCCTACGGGCTGAAAAGCAAGTGCCCAACCACCGAGGACGTTACCTTGACTCGAGTAGCCACCGCCTTTGCTCACTGGACCTGCTCGATCCTCAAAGATGTGGCTGAGCGCCTGCCTGTACCACACAGCAGAATGCTGGAAGAGAGTGAGGGATACCCAGTTGAAATGATGCATGTAGCCTTCGGTAACCTTCTGGGCCCAGAACTGGACCCTGTCGCCAGGGACCAACTCAAGAGGGCTCATTCCCTCTACTTGTATCATTTCACTAAGGTAGTGCACCCAGACCTGAAGAAGTCACCTGCAGAGGCGGTTATCAGAAGCTTCTCAGGAGCCCTGGAAGCCGCCATGAGCAGTACCTTCTTGGCCAGCAGAAGGCTAGCAGTTCTGGAGAAACTAGGCGTACTGCTTGAAGGCAGGGTTACACAGGCAGTGCTGACAGCTGCAGCAGCCTTTGACAGAATTTCAGGGAAGTGA